In Gammaproteobacteria bacterium, the genomic stretch CAAGCCGCTGGTTGTAGCTCATGGCCACTTCCAGGCGTCGCTGGTTGTAGTCATCGATATGTTTCAACTTGATTCGTAGAATAACGGCCTGAAGTTCGTCGAGGCGACTGTTGAAGCCGACAACGTCATGATGATACTGCTTGCTGCTGCCATGATTGCGCAGCATTCTAACCCGCGCGGCGATGCCGTCATCATTCGTGGTCACCATGCCGCCGTCGCCATAACAGCCCAGGTTTTTACTGGGAAAAAAACTGAAAGCTCCAGCGGCACCAATACCACCGGTAGTATTGCCCTGGTAGCGGCTGCCGAAGGATTGTGCGCAATCCTCGATTATCTTTAATCCGAATTCATCGGCAAGCGCCTGAATTTCGTTCATATCGGCAGGTTGCCCGAACAGGTGCACGGGCAGGATAGCACTGGTTTTATCGGTTATGGCAGCCCTGATTCGGTCGGGATCGATATTAAGGCTGTGTGGCTGTATATCGACAAAAACGGGTATCGCCCCGATGTAGCGAATAGCTTCCGCGGTCGCGATAAAGGTGAAAGCAGTGGTGATCACTTCATCGCCCGGTTGAATACCGGCGGCAAGCAATGCCAGGTGCAGTGCGTCGGTACCGTTGGCACAGCTAATTGCGTGCTTGACACCAAGGTATTCTGCTGCCTCCTGGTCAAAGGCCTGCACGTTCGGACCCAGGATAAATCGGGTTTCTGCTAGCGCTTGCAGGATTCCGCTGTCGATTTCAGCTTTTAGTGTTTCGTACTGACCCTTCAGGTCGACCATCGGTATGTTCATATTGATCCTGTTATTTGTGAAGTTATCGCAATGGCGGTTTCAAGTGCGCGTTTACCGTCCTCACCGTTGACCTTCGGTCGCCCACCCGTTTTTATCGCCCGGATAAAATCGAGAACTTCGAGGTTGAGCGCGTCATTGTCTTCGAAATGATGTTCGCGATGGGTGATTTCCTTGAAGCCTTCGTCGTTATCGGTTTCTCCCTTGCGGTTCACCGCGAGTAACTTGTCCTGGAAATCTGCTGACAGGTATGCATCTTTCTGAAAAATTCGCAGCTTTCGTTCGCGCTTGCGGCTGATGCGACTGGCGGTTACGTTGGCGACGCAACCATTTTCAAATTCGATGCGTGCGTTGGCAATGTCAATCGTGTCAGATAGCACCGATATCCCGCTCGCCGATATGCGTATGATCGGGGATTCGATAAGATCAAGTATGATATCGATGTCGTGGATCATCAAATCGAGTACGACGCTGACGTCGGTCGCACGCGTGGTAAACGGCGCCAGCCTGGTCGATTCAATAAAGCGGGGTTCATCGAGACGGGTTTCGATTCCGATCATGACGCTATTAAACCGTTCGATGTGCCCGACCTGCAATACCAGATCGTGCTCACGGGCAATTCCGATCAGGGTTTTGGCCTCGTCAACGGTCTCGGTGATCGGTTTTTCGATCAAACAGTGAATTCCTGCTTCCAGAAACTCGCGCGCAATTTTATAATGCAGGCTGGTTGGCACCACCAGGCTGATCGCATCGACCAGCGGAATGATATCGCGATAATTGGAGCAAGCCTCAACACCATGTTTCTGCGCGACTTCCCGGGCATTGGCAACATTGCTATCCACCACTGCAACCAGTTCACAATCGGGTGCCGCGGCGTACTTGTCAGCATGCCATTTGCCGAGGTGGCCAACACCAACCACAGCAACCTTGAGTAATTGAGACATAGTGTCAAAGGTAAATTTCGAACGGCGCATTATATATGCATGAAAATCCAATTGCGACGCTTGTCGCGGGCGTGGACGAAGCGGGACGCGGGCCGTTGGCTGGATCGGTCGTTGCGGCAGCGGTTATACTCGATGCCGGCTTTCCGATAGCCGGTTTAACCGATTCCAAGAAATTATCGGCAACACGTCGCCAGGCTCTCGAAACAGAGATTAAACAGAACGCGAAGGCCTGGTCAGTTGCCGAAGCCAGCCATGATGAAGTCGATGCAATGAATATACTGCAGGCGAGCCTGCTGGCAATGAAGCGAGCGCTGTTAGGCCTGAACCTGGTGCCCGGGCTGGTGCTGGTCGATGGTAATCGTCTACCCAGCCTGGGGAATTACCGGATGCGAGCAATTATCAAAGGTGATCTCTACGAGCCCTGTATTTCTGCTGCATCGATCCTGGCCAAGCAATATCGCGATCGGCAAATGCTGGAACTCGACCGCCTGTATCCCGAGTACAGGTTTGCGCAGCATAAGGGCTATCCGACCGCACTGCATCGAGAGCTGCTAGCACAGCATGGAGTATCTCCGGTGCATCGTCGCAGTTTTAAACCGGTCAGGGATTTGCTCTAGATGAGTAACCGTTTTGTTCACCTGCACCTGCACAGCGAGTACTCGCTTCAGGACAGTACCGTCAGGTTGAAACCACTGATGCAGCAGGTGCGCGACCGCGGCATGGGTGCCGTTGCTTTAACCGATTTGAATAACATGTTTGCGGTCGTAAAACACTTTCGGGCAGCGACTGCGATGGGGGTAAAACCCATATTCGGTGTCGATGTATGGGTGCATCACCCTGAGCACAACGAATCCTTGAGTCGCCTCGTGTTGCTATGTCAGAACGACCAGGGTTATTTGAACCTCAAAAAACTGATCTCACGAGCCTACCTGGAAGGGCAAACTGCTGACCGCGCAACTATCGAGATCGATTGGTTGCGTGCGAATAATGAAGGATTAATAGCGCTGTCGGCTTGCCTGGAGGGTGATATCGGAATGGCCCTCAGGATGCAGAATACCGAATTGGCGGAATCCTGCCTGCAGCAATGGATCGAGGTTTTTGGTAACCGGTTTTTCCTGGAACTGCAGCGTACCGGTCGCGCGCATGAGGAGGTTTATATCAGCCAGGCGGTTGCCTGGTCACACAGGCTGCAGGTACCCGTGGTGGCTACCAACGACGTTCGTTTCATCGACGCGGATGACTTCGAATCACACGAGGTCAGGGTTTGTATCTGCACCGGATTTACGCTGGAGGACGAACGTCGACCGAGGCTTTATTCACCCGGGCAATACCTGCGTTCGGCCGATGAAATGATCGAGCTCTTTGCTGATATACCAGAGGCCATCCAGAATTCCGTGGCGATTGCGAATGCCTGTAACCTGCGGCTCGAGCTCGGCCAGGCGTTCCTGCCCGAATACAAGGTGCCCGAGCAATATACGACGGATAGTTATTTCCGTCATGTCTCCGAGCAGGGCCTCGAGCGCCGACTTCAATTTTTACAGGATCAACTTGCAGCAGGCGAACCGCTCGATCGACAACCTTATGATCAGCGCCTCAAGACCGAACTCGACGTCATCATTGAAATGGGTTACCCGGGTTACTTCCTGATCGTCATGGACTTCATCGACTGGGCCAAGAATCACGCGATACCGGTCGGTCCTGGCCGCGGCTCGGGCGCGGGTTCGCTGGTGGCCTATGCCCTGAATATAACCGACCTGGATCCACTGCAATATGATTTGCTGTTCGAGCGCTTTCTTAATCCGGAACGGGTGTCGATGCCAGACTTTGATATCGATTTCTGCATGGACCGACGCGACGAGGTTATTGAATACGTCGCCGGGCGCTACGGAAAAGACCAGGTTTCACAAATCATCACCTATGGCAGCATGGCGGCGAAAGCAGTGATCAGGGATGTCGGCCGGGTCATGTCGCATCCCTATGGATTCGTCGATCGTATTGCCAAGCTGGTGCCGTTTGAGGTCGGTATCACGCTCGACAAGGCACTGGAGCAGGAAGAGGCATTGCTCGAGCTTTACCGGCAGGATGAAGAAGTCACGATGCTGATCGATATGGCACGTTCGCTCGAAGGGCTTACCCGCAACGTCGGTAAGCATGCCGGTGGTGTCGTGATTTCACCCAGCGAACTGACCGACTTTACCCCGCTTTATTGTGAGTCCGGTGGCTCAGGCCTGGTCTCTCAATATGACAAAGACGATGTCGAGGCGGTGGGTCTGGTCAAGTTTGATTTTCTCGGTTTGCGCACGCTGACCATAATCGACTGGGCAGTGCGTTCCATTAATGAAAAGAATAGCGACGATAAACTCGAAATCGAGCGCATCCCGTTGGACGATCCGGATACTTTCAAATTATTACAGGCATACCAGACCACGGCGGTGTTTCAGCTCGAATCGCGCGGCATGAAAGATTTGATCCGGCGCCTTCAACCCGACAGCTTCGAGGATATTATTGCTTTGGTGGCGCTGTTTAGACCGGGCCCGCTGCAGTCGGGCATGGTCGACGATTTCATCGACCGTAAACATGGCCGTTCCCGGGTCGAGTATCCCCACCCGGCCCTCGAGACCATCCTGAAACCTACCTACGGTGTCATTCTCTACCAGGAACAGGTCATGCAGATTGCCCAGGTGCTTGCCGGTTACACGCTGGGCGGTGCCGATATGTTACGCCGCGCGATGGGCAAGAAGAAACCCGAGGAAATGCAGCAACAGCGCGCCATATTCACCGAGGGCGCGCTCGCCAACGAGGTTAAGGCCTCGACCGCTACCTATATTTTTGACCTGATGGAAAAGTTTGCCGGCTATGGTTTCAACAAGTCTCACTCGGCCGGCTACGCGCTGGTTTCTTATCAAACGGCGTGGTTGAAAACCCATTACCCGGCTGAATTTATGGCCGCGGTACTTTCTGCCGACATGGATAATACCGACAAGATCGTGACCCTGATCGACGATTGCCGCAACCTCGGGCTCGAAATCCGCCCGCCCGATATCAACCGCTCGGTTTATCAGTTTATCTCGGACGAGGCGGGTGCAGTCTATTATGGCCTCGGTGCCATCAAGGGTGTGGGGCGAGCGGCGATCGAAAGTATTATCGAAACCCGCAGCGGCCAGCCATACCGTTCTCTGGATGACTTCTGCAAGCGAGTCGATTCCGCGAGATCTGGCCGCAAGCTGCTGGAGGCGCTGATAAAGGGCGGCGCAATGGATTGTTTCAGCGAAAACCGGGCGGCTTTGATGGCGCATCTTCCCTACGCACTGCAGGCGGCTGAACAACAACAACACAATCTCAATGCCGGTATCAGTGACATGTTTGACAGTATTGCACCGGTGGCTGACGAAGAACCTGTATTGCCGGAATGTGAGGCCTGGGACGAAAAGCAGCGTCTTACCCTGGAAAAAGAAGCGCTCGGCCTGTTTCTGACCGGGCATCCGCTGGAAATGGTCGAGGCCGAAATAAGGCAATTTGCGCCAACCCGGCTGAGTCAGTGGCTGGAGCGCCTCGACAGCGGCGGTAACGGCGAAAGGTTTCGGCACAAAGAGCAGGATGCCAGGGTTTGCGGGCTGGTTGTCGATATCCGCATGCGTAACAGTTTCAGAGGCCGCGAGGCGTTCGTCACGCTGGATGATCGCAGCGGACGCGTCGATGTGCGCGTGGTTCCCGACATGCTGGCACAAATCGAAACGATTGTGCAGAAAGACCTGGTCTGGGTAGTCGATGGCGGTATTGCCTATGACGATTTCAATAACGGTATCAAGCTGCGGGCTTCCCGGATTCAACTGCTTGATGACTTCCGTGCCGAGCATGCGCGCGCCCTGCACATCACGCTCAATGGCCATGGCGAACAGGAGGTCGATGCGATCATCAGCGTGCTGGATAAACACAAATCGGCTGACGCGTTACCGGTCGTATTTCATATGCGTCGCGAAGACTACGCTTACCAGCTGCGTACCAACGGCGGCTGGTCGTTAAAGCCCGATGAGCAGTGCCTGCTCGCGCTGCAGCGATGCCTTGATGCATCGGAATTTTATTTCGAGTACCGCTAGTCCTCAGCCTGTCATCGACCCGCACCCCGGCCGGAGAGCTAGCGATCAAGCCTGATTACAGGTCTTAAAGTAGAAGCGCTGGTCCAGAAAAATCACAAAATTAAAGACATCCGGTTGGCCTGAACGCTAAATCGCGCTCCCAGATTAAGTGCCGAGCCGAAGCAATATTCTTGGTCCCACGATAAAATTTCTTGATCTGGATCATTTTTCCCGCGTTCTGGGGATTTAAGCTGCGAACTTCGAACAAAAATAAATCGAGGGTATTATGAAAAAGCAAACATTCTTAGTTGCAGCGGTTGTAACGCTTCTGACCGCGGGTCTGTCAATGACGGGAACAGCCCTGGCCAAAGAACGAATAGTATTTAGTGGCGGGCCGGCCGGCGGTACTTTCCAGGTCGTCGCAAACGCGATGCAGGTGTACAAGCCGATGAAGGCATCACCGGATTTCAGGGTCAGGGCCCAGTCCTCGGCCGGTTCGGTAGAGAACCTGCGCAAGGTTAATTCAGGCAAGGCGCAGATGGGCGTGGTTTATTCGGGTCATGTGTTTCTGGGCAGAAACGGCCAGATGAAGAATGATGCCAATAAGTACGAGGATGTAATGGCGGTAGCCTGGCTGTATGGCGCCCCTGGTCAACTTATCGTCCAAAAGGATTCTGGAATTAAGAGTGTCAAGGACCTGGTGGGCAAGAAGGTAGGGGTCGGCAATGCCGGGTCCGGCGCATTTGCCAACTGCGAGCTATTTTTTACCCACATGGGTGTCTGGGACAAGATCGAGCGCAATGCGATGGGCTATAACGATGCCGCACAGGCTTTTGGTAACAATCAGCTGGATGCTTTCTGGTTGTTCACCGCGTTTCCAAGCGGTGCCGTCATCATGGCCGCTCAAACCAACGATATCGCGCTGGTGGACCTGGGCGAGGATGCCGAAAGCAGTGGTTTTTATGACAAGTACCCGTATTTCTCAAAGATTTCGGTACCTGCAGGCACCTACCGTGGTGTCGATTATGCAAGCAACTCGTTCCAGGATTCCGCGCTTTGGGTAGCTAACTCGAAGGTGACCGATGACACGGTCTACAAGATGTTGTCGATGATTTACACCGATGAGGGCCTGGCGCACATGAAGGAGCAGAAAAAGACGTTTAAACTCATGAGCCTGGATACCGGCACCCAGGGCGTGGTCACACCCTGGCACCCCGGTGCTGTCAAGTTCTGGAAGGAAAAAGGCATGATGTAAGTGATTGAATGAGCGAGAGGCGGTTAAGCGCCTCTCGCTACAAGGATGTTAATACTAAAGCCGGGCTAACCGGCGATCATAATAAGAATACGGGGGAGATTATGCAGGTCGAAAAAATGAATAAGTTCGAACAGATACTGTTCGACACGACGGCCCTTGGCCTGATTTTGTTTTACTCTTACTCGGCTGTTATTGCCCCGGCCGCGACCCAGTTTCATCGCGGTATCTACGTCATTGCCACCTATTTCCTGGTATTTCTGGTGTATCGCAGCAAGGGCAATATTGGACGCATCTGGGACTACCTGCTGATCCTGGTTTCGGTCGTTACCCTGGGATACTGGATTGTTAATTTTGAGGTCATCAACTATCGCGCGGGCGCAGAGACCGAGCTTGATAAATGGATCGCGATGGCGGGTGTATTGGTTGGCGTCGAGGTGGCGCGCCGGGTGGTTGGTATTGCCTTCGTCATCATTGGCACTATCATGCTGCTCTATGGGGTCTACGGAGAATATGCCCCGGAATTGATCTCGCATGCGGGTGATACCTTTCCCGATTTATGCACCAGCATCTTCTACAAGAGCGATGGTGTATTCGGGATCATGGCAAACGTACTTGCGACTTATATCATCCTGTTTGTTTTTTTTGGCGCGTTTCTGGAAAAATGCGGGGCCCAGCGTTTCTTCATCGATTATCCGCTGGCCGCCGTAGGCCATAAGATTGGCGGCCCGGGTAAGGTTTCGGTGATCGCCAGTGGCCTGTTCGGTTCGATTTCCGGCAGCGCAATCGCGAATACGGTATCGACGGGCGCCTTCACGATCCCGATGATGAAAAAAGCGGGCTTTCAGCCGCACGTCGCGGGTGGTATCGAACCAGCCGCTTCTATCGGGGGTATGTTCATGCCACCGATCATGGGTGCGGGTGGCTTCATCATGGCAGAAATGACAGGGTTGCCGTATTCGCAGATCATGCTGGTCGCGATATTCCCGGCACTGATGTATTTCTTCAGCGTTTTCATGATGGTTCATTACTACGCCAAGAAAAATAATATCGTGGGCGAAAAAAGTGAAAAGAGTGCCGGCGAAATTTTCAAGCAAAACTGGTATTACATACTACCCCTGGTGGCGATTACGATCCTGATGTTGATGGGCTATTCGCCCGGTTTTTCAGCCATTATCGGAATCATCACCTGTATCGCCGTGAGCTGGTTCAGGCAGGAGACCCGCATTGATGTCAGGGGATTTGTCAGTGCCTCGCGCGCGGGAGCGGAGGCCAGCCTGAAGATCGGTGCGACGGTTGGCGTCATCGGCATCATCATCGGCGTTCTGACCTACAGCGGCCTGATCCTGACCTTTGCCGACATTGTCATCGAACTGGCTGCCGGACGCCTCTACCTGACCATCCTGCTGATCGCGGTGGCCTCGCTGATTCTGGGGATGGGCGTTCCGGTAACGGCAGCGTACCTGATCACCGCGGTAGTGGCGGTACCCGCTTTGACGCATCTCGGGGTTAACGAAGTCGCAGCACACATGATTGTTTACTGGCTGTCACAGGATTCCAATATCACACCGCCGGTTTGTATCGCCGCTTTTGCGGGTGCAACCATCGCCAAGGCAAATATGTGGGCAACTGCCTGGGTCGCATTCAAGATGGCCAAGTTTCTATACCTGGCGCCTTTTCTTTTCGGGTATGTTCCGGGCTTTTCGCTTGACGGCAGTGCCTCGGATATCGCAATTACGTTCCTGCTGGTGTTCTTCGGGACCTGGGCCTATAGCTGGTTACTCAGTGGCATCTGGATGAATCGTTTCAAGAAGGGCACCGCTTCAACTGAAAGCTGAACAACAGGGTTATCAGCCTGGGCCAAAGACTTCGCCGTTTTCGATTACCTGGTCGCTGACCAGGTAGAGAAAGGTATTGAGATGGTGTTCGGGCGTCGGCAGGCGATCGTTAATATCGGCGGCCGGGTAGGCGCGTAACTGCAAAGCGGTACGTGTTTTGCCCGGATTGACACAGTTGACGTGCAGATCGCTGCCCTCGTATTCACGCGCCAGCAGGCCCGCCATTTCCCTGAGCCCCTGCTTGCTGACCTGGTAGGCGTCCCAGTAGGCCCCCGGCTTATTATCAACCATGAAGACGATCGAACTGTGAGCAGAGCGAACCAACAGCGGCAGGCAGGCACGCGTCAGCAAGTATGGCGCATGCAGGTTGACCTGGTGTACCTGGTACCAGGTAACAGCATCGCTTTGCGCGAATACCGTCGGTGTGCCCAGGATTGCAGCGCAATGAATGATGCCGTCCAGGCGCCCTAACTGGCTATCGATGCTACTCGCCAGTTCCAGGTAGTCCTGCTCGGTAGCACCTTCGAGGTTGATCGGATAAATCGCGGGTGTCGGGTAACCCGCCTGTTCAATCTCGTCGTAGAGTGATTCGACCAGGCGTAAATTTCGACCAACCAGGATGACCGTTGCGCCATGCGCCGCCAGCGCCATCGAAATGACCTTGCCAAATCCGCCGGTGGCACCGGTAACCAGGACTACCTTATCCTTTAGCAAATCGTCGGCGGCTTTAAAATTTTCCGGTACGGTTTTCATCGATTTACCAGCAGCGGGTGTTGCATCAGATCGGCGGGGCGTTCAATAAACCCGTCTGCGCCCCAGGCGTCGGTGCGGGTTCCAGGTTCGATATAGCCATAGGTGGCAACCAGGGTTTTCATTCCTGCCGCCTTGCCGGCGACAATATCACGTTCGTCATCACCCACGTAAACGCAGCGGCTGCAATCGACCTGCAGGCGTTCGGCCGCAACGGTTAACGGCATGGGATGAGGTTTTCGATGCTCCAGCGTATCACCGCCGATTACGACACTGACGCGCTGTGCGAGATCAAGCTGCTCCAGCAGGGGAAGGGTTAACCACTCGGGCTTGTTGGTGACGATGCCCCACGGCATCGAACGCGCTTCGAGTTCGCCGAGAATCGCCTCGTAGCCGTCGAACAGTCTTGATTGTTCGGCTACGATTGCGCGGTAATGTTGCAGAAATCGCTGCCGCAGCGGTTCGATCTCCGCCTCGGGGACTTTACCTGCAAAGCCCATTCGGGTTAAAACCAGGCCTCCCCGCGACACGTGGGGACGGATCGCGTCGAGCGACAGGGGTTCGAGGCCTTCCTCCCGCATCAGGTTGATCAGCGCGCCACCCATATCAGGCGCGGTATCGATGAGGGTTCCATCGAGATCGAACAATACGGCTTCAATCATCGAAGCAGGCGGTTAACAGGTAATTAACATCGACGTCACGACCAAGTGTGTAGTTTCTCGTGATCGGGTTATAACTCATGCCGGTTATGTCGACTATCCGCAGGCCGGATTCGCGCAGTTGAGCCGCAATTTCCGAGGGTTTAATGAACTTTCGGTACTCGTGGGTACCGCGTGGCAATAATCCGAGCACGTACTCGGCACCGAGAATCGCCAGTGCAAACGACTTCGGATTACGGTTGATGGTGGACAAAAATAGCAGGCCATCGGGTTTCAGCAGGCGGGTTGCCGCGCTAATGACAGAGTCGGGGTCGGGAACATGCTCGAGCATTTCAAGGCAGGTTACAATGTCGAACCGGGTTTCGTTCTGCTCGGCAAAGGCTTCTACTGTCGACAGTTGATAGTCGATATCGAGCCCCGATTCATGCAGGTGCATCCTGGCTACCTCGAGGGATAAATCGGCCATGTCGATACCGGTTACACTGGCGCCTTTCGATGCCAGCGATTCAGCCAGGATACCGCCACCGCAACCAACGTCGAGAATGTTCTTGCCGTTGAGATTGCTCGCCTGTTGTTCGATATAGGATACTCTTAGCGGATTTATCTCGTGCAGTGGTTTGAACTCGCTTTCGGGATCCCACCAACGGCTTGCTAGCGACTGGAATTTGTCGATTTCGACCCGATCCACATTTGCTTCAGTTGACATAGCTAACTCTTGATTTTTCGCGCCCAGGATGCGGCCCTGGAAATTATTTCATTGCCGTCGAGGTTGCAGAGTTCGAATTCCCTGAGCTGGGCAATCCCGTCGATCCAGACGTGCGAGACTTGCCGACTGGACGCGGCATATACGATCTGGACGACCGGCTCGTAGAGTGGCTGGGTATTGAACTCTGCCAGGTTGATGGCAATCAGATCGGCATACTTTCCCACCTCGATACTACCGATTCGGTCCGCCATGCCCAATGCCCTGGCTCCGTTAACCGTGGCCATCTCGATCGCCTGGCGCGCATTGCAGGCACTTGCGTTGCCGCTGCTGCCCTTGGCCAGCATCGCTGCGGTGCGCATTTCCCCCAGCAGGTCCAGATCGTTGTTACTGGCCGCACCATCCGTGCCCAGGCAAACATTGATCCCTTTGTCGAGCAAGGCAGCAACCGGGCATATTCCGCTGCCCAGCTTGAGATTTGATTCGGGGCAGTGTGCCACGTTGACACCGGCTTCGGCGATCCGCTCGATCTCGAATTCATTCAGTTCGGTCATGTGTACCGCAACCAGGTTGGAGTTCAGCAG encodes the following:
- a CDS encoding DegT/DnrJ/EryC1/StrS family aminotransferase; this translates as MNIPMVDLKGQYETLKAEIDSGILQALAETRFILGPNVQAFDQEAAEYLGVKHAISCANGTDALHLALLAAGIQPGDEVITTAFTFIATAEAIRYIGAIPVFVDIQPHSLNIDPDRIRAAITDKTSAILPVHLFGQPADMNEIQALADEFGLKIIEDCAQSFGSRYQGNTTGGIGAAGAFSFFPSKNLGCYGDGGMVTTNDDGIAARVRMLRNHGSSKQYHHDVVGFNSRLDELQAVILRIKLKHIDDYNQRRLEVAMSYNQRLADSRFTTPWIPDDRDHVFHQYTLLCDGRDALRETILAQDIACAVYYPIPLHQQQAFQDSERPQLPVTEATAERCLSFPIFPEMTAQQIDTVCEALLTA
- a CDS encoding Gfo/Idh/MocA family oxidoreductase — protein: MRRSKFTFDTMSQLLKVAVVGVGHLGKWHADKYAAAPDCELVAVVDSNVANAREVAQKHGVEACSNYRDIIPLVDAISLVVPTSLHYKIAREFLEAGIHCLIEKPITETVDEAKTLIGIAREHDLVLQVGHIERFNSVMIGIETRLDEPRFIESTRLAPFTTRATDVSVVLDLMIHDIDIILDLIESPIIRISASGISVLSDTIDIANARIEFENGCVANVTASRISRKRERKLRIFQKDAYLSADFQDKLLAVNRKGETDNDEGFKEITHREHHFEDNDALNLEVLDFIRAIKTGGRPKVNGEDGKRALETAIAITSQITGSI
- the rnhB gene encoding ribonuclease HII, with translation MHENPIATLVAGVDEAGRGPLAGSVVAAAVILDAGFPIAGLTDSKKLSATRRQALETEIKQNAKAWSVAEASHDEVDAMNILQASLLAMKRALLGLNLVPGLVLVDGNRLPSLGNYRMRAIIKGDLYEPCISAASILAKQYRDRQMLELDRLYPEYRFAQHKGYPTALHRELLAQHGVSPVHRRSFKPVRDLL
- the dnaE gene encoding DNA polymerase III subunit alpha, which codes for MSNRFVHLHLHSEYSLQDSTVRLKPLMQQVRDRGMGAVALTDLNNMFAVVKHFRAATAMGVKPIFGVDVWVHHPEHNESLSRLVLLCQNDQGYLNLKKLISRAYLEGQTADRATIEIDWLRANNEGLIALSACLEGDIGMALRMQNTELAESCLQQWIEVFGNRFFLELQRTGRAHEEVYISQAVAWSHRLQVPVVATNDVRFIDADDFESHEVRVCICTGFTLEDERRPRLYSPGQYLRSADEMIELFADIPEAIQNSVAIANACNLRLELGQAFLPEYKVPEQYTTDSYFRHVSEQGLERRLQFLQDQLAAGEPLDRQPYDQRLKTELDVIIEMGYPGYFLIVMDFIDWAKNHAIPVGPGRGSGAGSLVAYALNITDLDPLQYDLLFERFLNPERVSMPDFDIDFCMDRRDEVIEYVAGRYGKDQVSQIITYGSMAAKAVIRDVGRVMSHPYGFVDRIAKLVPFEVGITLDKALEQEEALLELYRQDEEVTMLIDMARSLEGLTRNVGKHAGGVVISPSELTDFTPLYCESGGSGLVSQYDKDDVEAVGLVKFDFLGLRTLTIIDWAVRSINEKNSDDKLEIERIPLDDPDTFKLLQAYQTTAVFQLESRGMKDLIRRLQPDSFEDIIALVALFRPGPLQSGMVDDFIDRKHGRSRVEYPHPALETILKPTYGVILYQEQVMQIAQVLAGYTLGGADMLRRAMGKKKPEEMQQQRAIFTEGALANEVKASTATYIFDLMEKFAGYGFNKSHSAGYALVSYQTAWLKTHYPAEFMAAVLSADMDNTDKIVTLIDDCRNLGLEIRPPDINRSVYQFISDEAGAVYYGLGAIKGVGRAAIESIIETRSGQPYRSLDDFCKRVDSARSGRKLLEALIKGGAMDCFSENRAALMAHLPYALQAAEQQQHNLNAGISDMFDSIAPVADEEPVLPECEAWDEKQRLTLEKEALGLFLTGHPLEMVEAEIRQFAPTRLSQWLERLDSGGNGERFRHKEQDARVCGLVVDIRMRNSFRGREAFVTLDDRSGRVDVRVVPDMLAQIETIVQKDLVWVVDGGIAYDDFNNGIKLRASRIQLLDDFRAEHARALHITLNGHGEQEVDAIISVLDKHKSADALPVVFHMRREDYAYQLRTNGGWSLKPDEQCLLALQRCLDASEFYFEYR
- a CDS encoding TAXI family TRAP transporter solute-binding subunit, producing MKKQTFLVAAVVTLLTAGLSMTGTALAKERIVFSGGPAGGTFQVVANAMQVYKPMKASPDFRVRAQSSAGSVENLRKVNSGKAQMGVVYSGHVFLGRNGQMKNDANKYEDVMAVAWLYGAPGQLIVQKDSGIKSVKDLVGKKVGVGNAGSGAFANCELFFTHMGVWDKIERNAMGYNDAAQAFGNNQLDAFWLFTAFPSGAVIMAAQTNDIALVDLGEDAESSGFYDKYPYFSKISVPAGTYRGVDYASNSFQDSALWVANSKVTDDTVYKMLSMIYTDEGLAHMKEQKKTFKLMSLDTGTQGVVTPWHPGAVKFWKEKGMM
- a CDS encoding TRAP transporter fused permease subunit encodes the protein MNKFEQILFDTTALGLILFYSYSAVIAPAATQFHRGIYVIATYFLVFLVYRSKGNIGRIWDYLLILVSVVTLGYWIVNFEVINYRAGAETELDKWIAMAGVLVGVEVARRVVGIAFVIIGTIMLLYGVYGEYAPELISHAGDTFPDLCTSIFYKSDGVFGIMANVLATYIILFVFFGAFLEKCGAQRFFIDYPLAAVGHKIGGPGKVSVIASGLFGSISGSAIANTVSTGAFTIPMMKKAGFQPHVAGGIEPAASIGGMFMPPIMGAGGFIMAEMTGLPYSQIMLVAIFPALMYFFSVFMMVHYYAKKNNIVGEKSEKSAGEIFKQNWYYILPLVAITILMLMGYSPGFSAIIGIITCIAVSWFRQETRIDVRGFVSASRAGAEASLKIGATVGVIGIIIGVLTYSGLILTFADIVIELAAGRLYLTILLIAVASLILGMGVPVTAAYLITAVVAVPALTHLGVNEVAAHMIVYWLSQDSNITPPVCIAAFAGATIAKANMWATAWVAFKMAKFLYLAPFLFGYVPGFSLDGSASDIAITFLLVFFGTWAYSWLLSGIWMNRFKKGTASTES
- a CDS encoding SDR family NAD(P)-dependent oxidoreductase is translated as MKTVPENFKAADDLLKDKVVLVTGATGGFGKVISMALAAHGATVILVGRNLRLVESLYDEIEQAGYPTPAIYPINLEGATEQDYLELASSIDSQLGRLDGIIHCAAILGTPTVFAQSDAVTWYQVHQVNLHAPYLLTRACLPLLVRSAHSSIVFMVDNKPGAYWDAYQVSKQGLREMAGLLAREYEGSDLHVNCVNPGKTRTALQLRAYPAADINDRLPTPEHHLNTFLYLVSDQVIENGEVFGPG
- the gph gene encoding phosphoglycolate phosphatase (PGP is an essential enzyme in the glycolate salvage pathway in higher organisms (photorespiration in plants). Phosphoglycolate results from the oxidase activity of RubisCO in the Calvin cycle when concentrations of carbon dioxide are low relative to oxygen. This enzyme is a member of the Haloacid Dehalogenase (HAD) superfamily of aspartate-nucleophile hydrolase enzymes (PF00702).), whose protein sequence is MIEAVLFDLDGTLIDTAPDMGGALINLMREEGLEPLSLDAIRPHVSRGGLVLTRMGFAGKVPEAEIEPLRQRFLQHYRAIVAEQSRLFDGYEAILGELEARSMPWGIVTNKPEWLTLPLLEQLDLAQRVSVVIGGDTLEHRKPHPMPLTVAAERLQVDCSRCVYVGDDERDIVAGKAAGMKTLVATYGYIEPGTRTDAWGADGFIERPADLMQHPLLVNR